In one Natator depressus isolate rNatDep1 chromosome 26, rNatDep2.hap1, whole genome shotgun sequence genomic region, the following are encoded:
- the NPM2 gene encoding nucleoplasmin-2 yields the protein MKSAVDVLDAKDQDLISTVAFGQAKQILGTMALNSSANSNSKSEKPVSLIWGCELNHETQTYTFKIPDEWKYEQQLALRTICLGEKAKDEFNVVEIVPAEDSQDTTPVPLATLKPSVLPMATMVGVELTPPVTFRLRAGSGPVYITGQHVTLVPDLSWDEEEEEEEEVAEEEESREDSPPKAIKHPASNKQGSIAKKKKMEKEEENSVPSDDDVLPSKGRGAGRGRKPAVKK from the exons atgaaaagtgctgtggacgTGCTAGATGCTAAGGACCAAGATTTGATTTCCACGGTTGCATTCGGCCAGG CAAAGCAAATCCTAGGAACCATGGCTCTTAACAGTAGTGCCAACAGCAACAGTAAATCTGAGAAGCCAGTGTCTCTAATCTGGG GATGTGAACTAAACCATGAGACGCAAACCTATACGTTCAAGATCCCAGACGAATGGAAGTATGAGCAGCAGCTGGCCCTGCGGACC ATCTGCCTAGGAGAAAAAGCTAAAGATGAGTTCAATGTTGTGGAGATTGTACCTGCCGAGGACAGCCAGGACACCACGCCTGTGCCCctagctactctgaaaccttcagtaCTGCCAATG GCCACCATGGTGGGGGTTGAGCTGACTCCTCCTGTCACCTTCAGGCTGAGAGCTGGCTCTGGCCCCGTCTACATCACCGGACAACATGTTACAT TGGTACCAGATCTCTCctgggatgaggaggaggaggaagaggaggaagtggcAGAGGAAGAAGAATCTCGGGAGGATTCTCCCCCCAAAGCCATCAAGCATCCAGCTTCCAACAAGCAGGGTAGCATTGCCAAG aagaagaagatggagaaagaggaagagaa CAGTGTTCCTTCTGATGATGATGTCCTTCCCAGCAAG GGAAGAGGAGCTGGCAGAGGGAGAAAGCCGGCAGTGAAGAAATAG
- the PBDC1 gene encoding protein PBDC1 → MEGQRSQVTGSMAAAGARLGARGAGEAVAAAHALSPPAEAYGNDPNVEMIWAMKAYQHAEVYFNLISSVDPKFLKLTKVDDQIYAGFRKSFGDLKIDVLDPEELKSEAAKAKWRPFCMQFDGVVEDFNYGTLLRLDCTKDYTEENTIFVTRIQFFAIETARNREGYNNVVYSHATEIKSVAVERGLSA, encoded by the exons ATGGAGGGTCAGAGGTCACAGGTCACAGGCAGCATGGCCGCTGCAGGGGCCCGCCTGGGAGCCCGG GGAGCcggtgaagctgtggcagcagcCCATGCATTGTCCCCGCCAGCTGAAGCCTATGGCAATGAT cCCAACGTAGAAATGATCTGGGCCATGAAAGCGTATCAGCACGCTGAAGTCTATTTTAAT CTTATTTCCTCTGTTGACCCTAAGTTCCTGAAACTTACAAAAGTTGATGACCAGATCTATGCTGGGTTTAGGAAAAGCTTTGGTGACCTCAAGATCGATGTGCTTGACCCAGAGGAGCTCAAATCCGAAGCAGCCAAAGCG AAATGGCGCCCCTTCTGTATGCAGTTTGATGGGGTAGTTGAAGACTTCAACTATGGCACCCTGCTCCGTCTGGACTGTACTAAGGACTACACGGAAGAGAACACAATATTTG TCACCAGGATCCAGTTCTTTGCTATTGAAACAGCTCGTAACAGAGAGGGCTATAACAATGTTGTTTACAGCCATGCCACAGAAATAAAGTCTGTTGCTGTAGAGAGAGGACTATCTGCATGA